A single Verrucomicrobiia bacterium DNA region contains:
- a CDS encoding decaprenyl-phosphate phosphoribosyltransferase, translating to MSRLRDYLLAFRPQQWIKNFFIFLPLVFGKALLEAGVVAKTALGFLIFCAVCSAVYMGNDLLDLERDKLHPSKRLRPIASGKVLPGEARVMAAAVLAAAAPAAWLLNPRFFAVVLIYVIFNLVYSALIKHWVILDVFCLAGFFLLRIFMGSILSGVALSPWIIMMTALLALFLGFNKRRQEIKWLKGDAQEHRAVLSRYNIYFIDQMIGVITASIVIAYSLYAMDARTVAAFGTKHLLATVPFVYYGIFRYLYLIHVRSSEGDPTRIVLSDFPTQINIFLWLASSIAVIYYGI from the coding sequence ATGAGCCGGCTGCGCGATTATCTCCTGGCCTTCAGGCCTCAGCAGTGGATCAAGAATTTTTTCATCTTCCTGCCGCTTGTCTTCGGCAAAGCGCTGCTGGAGGCCGGCGTCGTCGCGAAAACCGCGCTTGGATTTTTGATTTTCTGCGCCGTTTGCAGCGCCGTGTACATGGGGAACGACCTCCTGGATCTCGAGCGCGACAAGCTGCACCCTTCCAAGAGGCTGAGGCCGATCGCCTCGGGTAAAGTCCTTCCCGGCGAGGCGCGCGTGATGGCGGCCGCGGTTTTGGCCGCGGCGGCGCCCGCGGCATGGCTTCTCAACCCGCGCTTTTTTGCCGTGGTCTTGATCTACGTGATTTTCAATCTGGTGTATTCCGCTCTGATCAAGCATTGGGTCATCCTCGATGTGTTTTGCCTCGCCGGATTTTTCCTTCTGAGAATTTTCATGGGGAGCATCCTGAGCGGCGTGGCGCTGTCGCCGTGGATCATCATGATGACCGCCCTTTTAGCGCTTTTCCTGGGATTCAACAAGCGGCGGCAGGAGATCAAGTGGCTGAAGGGTGACGCGCAGGAACACCGGGCCGTTCTGTCGCGGTACAACATCTACTTCATCGATCAGATGATCGGCGTGATTACGGCTTCCATCGTGATCGCCTATTCGCTTTATGCCATGGACGCGCGCACCGTGGCGGCCTTTGGGACAAAGCATCTCCTGGCCACCGTTCCGTTCGTCTATTATGGAATCTTCCGTTATCTGTATCTCATCCACGTCCGCAGCTCGGAAGGAGACCCGACCCGAATCGTCCTGAGTGATTTTCCGACCCAGATCAACATCTTCCTTTGGCTGGCCTCCAGCATCGCGGTCATTTATTACGGGATCTGA
- a CDS encoding FAD-binding oxidoreductase, translating to MENFGSWGRYPKAVQTALRIPSRSGALPQPAAPAPLLPYGLGRSYGDCCLNDRGCILPTRELDHLISFDRESGVLRCEAGVSLDEILKIIVPAGWFLPVVPGTKFVTVGGAIANDIHGKNHHRAGTFGCHVTQLELQRSDGTRLVCSPEKNPDYFKATIAGLGLTGLITWAEFRLKKIAGPFIDAETVPFSSLEEFFKISEESDKAFEHTVAWIDTLGTGGRFGRGVFFRGNWAPDAGSSGAGKRRLKLAMPFDAPGFLLNRWTVGVFNELYFRKQALGPRRSRMHYDPFFFPLDGISDWNRLYGKSGFFQHQCVIPEGSVPEKTVAGLLKIIAASGLGSFLAVLKKFGDARSPGLMSFPRKGLTLSVDIKNGGPRSFALMDKLDAVVKEANGAVYPAKDARMSAALFESSFPGLPQFRKLKDERFSSQFWRRCAETS from the coding sequence ATGGAAAATTTCGGCTCCTGGGGACGCTATCCCAAAGCGGTTCAAACCGCGCTTCGCATCCCTTCGCGCTCGGGCGCGCTTCCCCAACCCGCGGCCCCGGCGCCGCTTCTCCCGTACGGCCTGGGCAGAAGCTACGGCGACTGCTGCCTCAACGACCGCGGCTGCATTCTTCCCACGCGGGAACTCGATCATCTCATCTCGTTCGACCGGGAAAGCGGCGTCCTGCGCTGTGAAGCCGGGGTAAGCCTTGACGAAATCCTGAAGATCATCGTGCCGGCCGGCTGGTTCCTTCCCGTCGTGCCCGGGACGAAGTTTGTCACGGTCGGAGGCGCCATCGCCAACGACATTCACGGAAAAAATCACCACCGCGCCGGAACGTTCGGCTGCCATGTGACGCAGCTGGAACTGCAGCGTTCGGACGGGACGCGCCTGGTTTGTTCGCCGGAAAAAAATCCGGATTATTTCAAAGCCACGATCGCGGGCCTCGGCCTCACCGGGCTCATCACCTGGGCGGAATTCCGGCTCAAAAAAATTGCCGGGCCCTTCATCGACGCCGAAACCGTGCCGTTCTCATCCCTCGAAGAATTTTTCAAAATTTCGGAAGAATCCGACAAGGCTTTCGAGCATACCGTGGCATGGATCGACACGCTCGGAACGGGGGGGCGGTTCGGCCGCGGTGTTTTTTTCCGCGGCAACTGGGCGCCCGACGCCGGATCGTCGGGAGCGGGAAAGCGGCGCTTGAAACTCGCCATGCCCTTTGACGCGCCCGGTTTTCTCCTGAACCGGTGGACCGTCGGCGTGTTCAACGAATTGTATTTCCGCAAACAGGCGCTCGGCCCGCGCCGTTCCAGGATGCATTACGATCCGTTTTTCTTTCCCCTGGACGGCATTTCCGATTGGAACCGCCTTTACGGCAAGAGCGGTTTTTTCCAGCATCAATGCGTGATCCCGGAAGGATCGGTTCCGGAGAAAACCGTCGCCGGGCTTTTGAAAATCATCGCCGCTTCGGGGCTCGGTTCATTTCTGGCGGTGCTCAAAAAATTCGGAGACGCGCGCTCGCCCGGCCTGATGTCTTTTCCGAGGAAGGGCCTGACACTGTCGGTCGACATCAAAAACGGCGGCCCGCGGTCTTTCGCGCTGATGGACAAGCTGGACGCCGTGGTGAAAGAAGCCAACGGCGCGGTTTATCCCGCCAAAGACGCAAGAATGTCCGCCGCTCTGTTCGAGTCCTCCTTTCCCGGGCTTCCGCAGTTCAGAAAACTCAAAGACGAACGTTTTTCTTCCCAATTCTGGCGCCGGTGCGCGGAGACGTCCTGA
- a CDS encoding SDR family oxidoreductase produces the protein MKNILIVGALSAIAQKSARLWAAEKACFFLAGRDAEALRILAEDLQARGAGKAGAMTLDLADSARHPELLKAAKEYLGEIDLMLVAHGTLPDQKACERDPALAEKELRTNFLSTVSLLTYAAQGFEARGKGTLAVISSVAGDRGRMSNYVYGAAKGGLNIFLGGLRNRLYHAGVRVLTIKPGFVDTPMTAHLKKNPLFASPEKVARDIVRAVDAGKDTIYTPWFWRYVMLAIRCCPEALFKKLRL, from the coding sequence TTGAAAAACATTCTGATCGTGGGAGCGCTTTCGGCAATCGCGCAAAAGTCCGCCCGCCTGTGGGCCGCGGAAAAGGCGTGCTTTTTCCTCGCCGGGCGCGATGCGGAAGCCCTGCGGATTCTCGCGGAAGACCTCCAGGCGCGGGGCGCCGGGAAAGCGGGCGCCATGACACTGGACCTTGCCGATTCGGCCCGGCATCCGGAACTCCTTAAAGCCGCGAAAGAATATCTTGGAGAGATCGACCTGATGCTGGTGGCGCACGGCACGCTGCCGGACCAGAAGGCCTGCGAACGCGATCCCGCGCTCGCCGAGAAAGAGCTGCGTACGAATTTTTTGAGCACGGTATCCCTTCTGACGTATGCGGCCCAAGGGTTCGAAGCGCGGGGAAAAGGAACCCTCGCCGTGATTTCATCCGTGGCCGGAGACAGGGGGCGGATGAGCAACTACGTCTACGGCGCCGCGAAAGGCGGATTGAATATTTTTCTCGGCGGGCTGCGCAACCGGCTTTATCATGCGGGAGTCCGCGTGCTCACCATCAAGCCCGGCTTCGTCGACACGCCCATGACCGCTCATTTAAAAAAAAATCCTCTCTTTGCTTCCCCGGAAAAAGTCGCCCGGGACATCGTCCGGGCCGTGGACGCGGGAAAAGATACGATTTATACCCCATGGTTTTGGCGGTACGTCATGCTGGCGATCCGATGCTGCCCCGAAGCCTTGTTCAAGAAACTGCGCCTTTGA
- a CDS encoding glycosyltransferase family 2 protein: MDLSVVIPALNEERTVHLCVSKALDALSAMDNVRGEVIVVDNGSEDGTSEAAARAGARVIREPVRGYGSALMAGFEAARGRYILMADADDSYDLGNIRPFWEKLMEGEEFVIGNRFRGTIENGAMPFLHRYLGTPFLTAAVNFFFKAGIGDTNCGMRAMTREACLKIKPRAEAMEFAIEQVIRAALLDLRIAEVPCNLNRDKRERPPHLKTWKDGWRYLCCTLSMAFSSHARG; the protein is encoded by the coding sequence ATGGACCTGTCAGTCGTCATTCCCGCGTTGAACGAGGAAAGGACCGTCCATCTTTGCGTGAGCAAGGCGCTCGATGCGCTCAGCGCCATGGACAATGTCCGCGGCGAGGTCATCGTCGTGGACAACGGTTCGGAAGACGGAACGTCCGAAGCCGCGGCGCGCGCCGGCGCGAGGGTGATCCGCGAGCCCGTCCGCGGCTACGGAAGCGCGCTCATGGCCGGCTTCGAAGCCGCGCGCGGCCGCTACATCCTCATGGCCGACGCCGACGATTCCTACGATCTCGGCAACATCCGCCCTTTCTGGGAGAAATTAATGGAAGGCGAGGAGTTCGTCATCGGCAACCGGTTCCGCGGCACGATCGAAAACGGCGCCATGCCTTTTCTCCACCGTTACCTCGGAACGCCCTTTCTCACCGCAGCCGTGAATTTCTTTTTCAAGGCCGGCATCGGCGATACCAATTGCGGCATGAGGGCCATGACGCGCGAAGCCTGCCTGAAGATCAAGCCGCGGGCCGAGGCCATGGAATTCGCCATCGAGCAGGTCATTCGCGCCGCGCTCCTCGATCTGCGCATCGCCGAAGTTCCCTGCAACCTGAACCGCGACAAAAGAGAGCGCCCGCCGCATCTGAAAACGTGGAAGGACGGATGGCGGTACCTCTGCTGCACGCTTTCTATGGCCTTTTCCTCCCATGCTCGCGGCTGA
- a CDS encoding class I SAM-dependent methyltransferase has translation MLAAEPRLLYYQRWNRSAGRYFEWQALQFAPYIGKRVADIGCGVGNFTPFFLNKECYLGFEPDPALAEYFQGRYAGPTIRLSRFPDVTHPEAVLELRAHQIDTVLCVNVLEHIEDDARALSHMAQGLVPGGHVCLLVPALPFLFGALDTADGHLRRYTKKNLLRLARDAGLETVRCHYFNFAGLFGWFVKGKIFRQTRIAESDFGFMNLVLPAVSRLESLVKPPLGMSLAMVLKKT, from the coding sequence ATGCTCGCGGCTGAGCCCCGGCTTCTTTACTACCAGCGCTGGAACCGCTCAGCCGGCCGCTACTTTGAGTGGCAGGCCCTTCAATTCGCCCCTTATATAGGAAAGCGCGTCGCCGACATCGGGTGCGGCGTGGGAAACTTCACGCCCTTCTTCCTGAATAAAGAATGCTACCTGGGTTTTGAGCCCGATCCCGCGCTCGCGGAATATTTTCAGGGCCGCTATGCCGGTCCGACGATCCGCCTCAGCCGTTTCCCGGACGTTACCCATCCCGAGGCGGTCCTCGAGCTGCGCGCGCACCAGATCGACACGGTGCTTTGCGTCAACGTTCTCGAGCACATCGAAGACGATGCCCGCGCGCTTTCTCACATGGCCCAGGGCCTTGTCCCGGGCGGGCACGTGTGCCTGCTTGTTCCGGCGCTGCCTTTTCTCTTCGGCGCGCTCGATACCGCAGACGGCCATCTCCGGCGCTACACGAAAAAAAATCTCCTGCGCCTCGCCCGTGACGCGGGCCTCGAAACCGTCCGCTGCCATTATTTCAATTTCGCGGGGCTGTTCGGCTGGTTTGTGAAAGGAAAAATTTTCAGACAGACCCGGATCGCGGAATCCGATTTTGGATTCATGAATCTTGTCCTTCCCGCGGTTTCGCGTCTCGAGAGCCTGGTCAAGCCGCCGCTGGGCATGTCGCTGGCCATGGTGCTGAAAAAAACATGA